The following coding sequences lie in one Aspergillus luchuensis IFO 4308 DNA, chromosome 8, nearly complete sequence genomic window:
- a CDS encoding uncharacterized protein (COG:S;~EggNog:ENOG410PT45): MTTNHIGRANLSSVSQHEIIRAQREKWVAGRFFCAICGGPFSSQVDMDCEGTDERAYRFDILEHCNLEWLDELRALGINPDATGSDKSFLTGPGRYFDYGGIEVVAGNHMNIPYPKNEVVPMVAYHDFAEIGEPHVFPFHSVCYEVLKRCISLRQPGEIQGNKLYQAFEQANGGRYVRLQLDYGKPDPPVEQVWETVRGQEILVVNPVDIPELESEINDIKCLLDTKTHLDIERKLHKDDIFSRLSIDLRHKIFKHLCPESILALKAASQIMHTTWVPRSMWDAKLVDTYPWLWEVLELSVPQSQEIEDKTSRLLLACREQGESTGRSYGYTLGLANRRRIWGVCEQIRSKYLE, encoded by the exons ATGACTACAAATCATATAGGACGTGCTAACCTTTCCTCTGTCTCACAACACGAGATCATCCGCGCACAGCGAGAAAAATGGGTGGCTGGGCGATTTTTTTGCGCTATCTGCGGAGGTCCATTCTCCAGCCAAGTCGACATGGACTGCGAAGGAACCGACGAGAGGGCGTATCGTTTCGACATCCTCGAGCACTGCAACCTCGAGTGGCTCGACGAACTACGTGCCCTAGGGATTAATCCCGATGCTACTGGAAGTGACAA GTCGTTTCTGACGGGACCTGGCCGGTACTTTGACTAT GGGGGAATTGAGGTCGTTGCTGGGAATC ATATGAACATCCCATACCCGAAGAATGAAGTTGTGCCCATGGTTGC ATATCACGACTTTGCCGAAATAGGCGAACCACATGTGTTTCCGTTTCACTCCGTTTGCTACGAGGTTCTGAAGAGATGCATCTCCCTGAGGCAGCCAGGTGAAATCCAGGGAAATAAGCTATATCAGGCTTTCGAACAGGCCAACGGTGGCCGGTACGTCCGGTTGCAACTTGACTATGGCAAACCAGACCCGCCCGTAGAGCAGGTGTGGGAGACTGTCCGAGGGCAGGAG ATTCTAGTAGTAAACCCGGTCGACATACCGGAGCTCGAATCAGAGATCAACGACATCAAGTGCTTGTTAGACACGAAGACCCACCTGGATATTGAGAGGAAGCTCCACAAAGACGATATATTCAGTCGTCTTTCGATTGATTTACGACACAAAATCTTCAAGCACCTTTGCCCAGAATCGATTTTGGCTCTGAAGGCTGCCTCGCAGATCATGCACACTACCTGGGTTCCACGTTCCATGTGGGATGCCAAGTTAGTCGATACATATCCATGGCTGTGGGAGGTGCTTGAACTCTCGGTCCCTCAATCGCAGGAGATCGAAGATAAAACGTCTAGGCTGCTTCTTGCTTGCAGGGAGCAGGGTGAGTCCACGGGCAGAAGCTATGGCTATACCCTGGGTCTTGCCAACAGGAGAAGGATTTGGGGAGTATGCGAACAAATTCGGAGTAAATATTTGGAGTAG